One Aegilops tauschii subsp. strangulata cultivar AL8/78 chromosome 7, Aet v6.0, whole genome shotgun sequence genomic window carries:
- the LOC141028120 gene encoding BTB/POZ and MATH domain-containing protein 1-like, which yields MASSQRPTERRASRCTPVIARATLVFDIVGYSLHKGMGAGKFIRSPRTSVGGYEWCIRYYPDGDREIEDHVSVYVELLSKGAKARALFDLRLVNQANGLSTSVTSCLESPEVFDSVDPIKNKYTWGVHTFMKKGELEKSPYLRYDHLIIECDLSVISNVPLVADAMEIQVPPSDLADNLGTWLETEEETDVTFNVRGETFHAHKIVLAMRSPVFKAELYRPMGSRTARNITVEDVQPAAFKELLRFIYTDSLPSRDNLNDDTVKHLLVAADRYAMERMKMICEGILCRRLRVKTVATTLALADQHHCSRLKEACIEFVISSNRMAAVISGQGYVHLKRSCPAIIAEILERVTKSRIV from the coding sequence ATGGCATCATCGCAGAGGCCGACAGAAAGGAGGGCGTCGAGGTGCACCCCTGTCATTGCGCGGGCCACGCTCGTATTCGACATCGTCGGGTACAGCCTGCATAAGGGCATGGGCGCCGGCAAATTCATCCGGTCCCCTCGCACCTCCGTTGGCGGGTACGAATGGTGCATCCGCTACTACCCTGACGGAGATAGGGAGATCGAGGACCATGTCTCAGTATACGTGGAGCTCCTGAGCAAGGGTGCTAAGGCTAGGGCGCTCTTCGACTTGAGGTTGGTCAACCAGGCCAACGGGCTGTCAACGTCGGTGACGTCCTGCTTGGAATCACCCGAAGTGTTTGATTCCGTCGACCCCATTAAGAACAAATATACTTGGGGTGTTCATACTTTTATGAAAAAGGGTGAGCTGGAGAAGTCACCTTACCTGCGTTATGACCATCTTATAATTGAGTGCGATCTCAGTGTGATCAGCAATGTGCCGCTTGTTGCCGATGCCATGGAGATCCAGGTGCCACCCTCAGACTTGGCAGATAATCTCGGAACATGGCTAGAGACCGAGGAGGAGACAGACGTGACATTCAATGTTAGAGGGGAGACTTTCCATGCACATAAGATTGTGCTTGCAATGCGGTCACCGGTCTTCAAGGCAGAGCTCTATAGACCGATGGGAAGTCGGACGGCACGCAACATAACCGTGGAAGATGTGCAGCCTGCTGCTTTCAAGGAATTGCTTCGCTTCATCTACACGGACTCATTGCCTTCTCGGGACAACCTCAATGATGACACGGTTAAGCATTTACTGGTGGCTGCAGATCGGTACGCCATGGAAAGGATGAAGATGATATGCGAAGGCATTCTCTGCAGAAGACTTCGTGTCAAGACTGTGGCAACCACGTTAGCTCTAGCTGACCAGCATCACTGCAGCAGGCTCAAAGAAGCCTGCATTGAATTTGTCATCTCTTCGAATAGAATGGCTGCTGTGATTTCAGGCCAAGGGTATGTGCACTTGAAAAGATCATGCCCTGCTATCATAGCAGAAATCTTGGAGAGAGTAACAAAGTCTCGCATAGTTTAA